The stretch of DNA TTATTATTGTTACCTTCAACTACTAGGATTCTTTAATGGGTTTATTGATATAGCTGTGTCGCCTTGGTCTAAATATTCCCTTGTATGGAACGTAGCTACCCGCAAAGTGCACAAATATGAAGACGACTACGAGGATGGTAATTTAAACACTGTTCAACCAAATTTCAATTTTGAAGCAATAAATAATGATGACAAATTATATTACGCTTCTCATAGTAGGAAACATAAACATGGTAGTATTTTTGTTACTTTAATTTGAATGTTATGACTACTTGTTCAGGTACGAGGTGGACCGCTTGGATTTCGGCCTATTTCGCATCAGATTTGCTATGACTTAATTTCGGTTTGGTTTATGGGTATAAGTTTATGAAAATTCTGGTAGGTAATCTTTCAATTTTGTCTTCCGTCAAAACCGGTGAGAACAAGAGTGATTTCAGAGACGAGGAACATATCGTCTTTGCGAAATATACTTGAGAATTATTTTTCAATCGCCTCGTCTGTGATTTGAAGAGTGTGGTTAATATTGTAAGATATGTTCCTCGCTTAGTTTCgccttttcttcaaattttgcTCCTTAACGAGTTAACGGTGGTTTATTCCCAATGAAGTTTAGAGGCTTTGGAACCCAAATATTCAGGTGTCATTTTTACCGTCTTTCATTAGTTCCTCTCTAAGCTTTACCTGAATTTATGGGCTTTCACGCGTGTATTCATTAATCATATCGGCTTGTAATTTTGTCTAGACTACTATTCAAACGTGCAATTACTTGGCTAGGAcgataatgagacgagacagctcacGAACAAttcgagatcggctcggtcaaagctcggctcgggcTCGGGATCGGCTctagagcttaacgagtcaagccgagcataCGGCCGACTCGACTCGAAAAGCTCTCGAtcggctcgaacttgtgtgattagATAATATATTGCTCATATGTTAAAAATATTCTATcatgattatatatttgtatcacaCATACGAAATATCTCACcgatttgccaaatatttttatgTATAATCTTCGAGCCTTCTTATTGAAAATATCGGACTCGAGCTCTCATTAAAGCTAACAAGCTTGATAACGAACCCATTTTTTTCAAGCTCGGATAAGCTTGATATTGGCTCAAGCTCGAGTTTGCAAGGCCAATCTCGGGCTCGGCTCAGCTCGTTAACACCCCTAGGTTTGGCGAAGAAAATATTTGATCCTTCGAAATGCGGGATCAAAACCCTTGAGGGATCGCGTTCAAACCTCCTACGTGACGTGAATACGAGTTTACCTAATTATAGTAAGActcttaataataatcttatTATATGTGGTGACCAAATTACTCCCAATCCTTAGTTTAGATAATACTCGTATATAGAAAATAGGAGATTAAAAAGGTTGGagtatttttgttaaatttttcataTATTAACAGAATGAATATATTAATTAACTTCACAATTCACATGAACAAACCCTAATTCTACAATTCACTTCACGGTCATTCTTTACAATTTACAATTAAATCTGAGAAAATGGAAAACATACACCCGCATACTTCTAAGAAGGAACAAGTGATTGGGCAACGAAGTTACCTCTCTGACGATTTGATATTTCAAGAAATTCTTACTAGATTACCcgtcaaatcgattcttcgatttaagtcaatttcgaaacaatGGTATTCTACTCTTTCTTCTTCCAATTTCGTCAATGCTCACCTTATTAAATCCCCCTTTTCTCACCCTTCAGCTCCTGTTAACACCTTGTTTATTATGGATCTTATGAATTTTTACGTTTTTTCTTACGATGATGATCAACTTTCTGGCAATCTTGAAGATAATTTGGTTAAACTCGACCCGAGGTTTTCGGTTGAAAACGATGATGGTCTTCAACTTACAGGATCCTGCAATGGGTTGGTTTGCTTAACCTCACTTACTcgtaattactttattttatggAATCCGGCTACCCGTGAGTTTCACAAGTATGCTTCAGATGAGTATTTAAAGCGTTTTAATAAAGCCACTACCTATTTCACAACTTCTGGATTTGGGTATGTATCATCTGTTGACGACTACAAATTTATTGGAATTTTGACAATACGTCAAGGGAACGTACAAACTACTATTGGTTGTATCTTCTCTTTGAGGGAAAATAGGTGGAGAAATATTGACTTAGGTCATAACCCTTATTTTCTTTTTGGACAAGGAGTGCTTGTTAGTGAAAAACTATATTGGCGTGCATATAGTAACCAAGCTGGTGGTTTACTAATTATTTTTGATTTAGCGGTTGAGAGGTTTGACATGATTAAGGTCGAACGGAATATGTCGGACTTCTTAGGAGTCATGGGAGGGTGTTTGGGCGAGTGCAAGTATAACAAAGGCGACAAGTTAATACATATATTGGAACCTCCTGCAGTGGTGAAATCTATAGGTATACCAAATGGGTTGACATTAGAAGTATTCTCTCAAATAATCGGATTTACGAAGACTGACAAGTATTTTGTGACTTTGCCATTCAATTACAAGGGAACGATAATATTCCCAAGTAGAATTTTGGGGACAGTTGACACGCGTGCTAGACCTATGCAATATAGAATAATTTTAGAGTTTAATGAGTACATTGAGATTGCAAGATATGTTCCAAGCCTTGTTATGCCATTTCGAATAGAGGAGCCGTCGGAGGATAGATGCAATAATTATTTCCCTGCTCCTTGACCGGGTTTACATTCGGTTTTATACTAAGGTTTTATCTTATCATCTACTTGCGCGAGGTCTCTTGTAAGATTGTTTAACCAAGATTTATCACCAGACTAAACATAGTATGCATCCTCTATGAATAACTGACTAAAATGTGTTCCAAGCTTAGTTTCGCCTTTGAGAATGGAGTATGTGCTATGATTAACTCATTGCCGGCTTGTTTAATTGCCTATATACGGAGTACTTTTTAAAAACAGATTTATAATTCAATGACGTACTGTCTAATCTAATATCATCGAGTCTTTGGAGTGACTTGTTATGTCAAA from Silene latifolia isolate original U9 population chromosome 10, ASM4854445v1, whole genome shotgun sequence encodes:
- the LOC141608590 gene encoding putative F-box protein At1g32420 encodes the protein MENIHPHTSKKEQVIGQRSYLSDDLIFQEILTRLPVKSILRFKSISKQWYSTLSSSNFVNAHLIKSPFSHPSAPVNTLFIMDLMNFYVFSYDDDQLSGNLEDNLVKLDPRFSVENDDGLQLTGSCNGLVCLTSLTRNYFILWNPATREFHKYASDEYLKRFNKATTYFTTSGFGYVSSVDDYKFIGILTIRQGNVQTTIGCIFSLRENRWRNIDLGHNPYFLFGQGVLVSEKLYWRAYSNQAGGLLIIFDLAVERFDMIKVERNMSDFLGVMGGCLGECKYNKGDKLIHILEPPAVVKSIGIPNGLTLEVFSQIIGFTKTDKYFVTLPFNYKGTIIFPSRILGTVDTRARPMQYRIILEFNEYIEIARYVPSLVMPFRIEEPSEDRCNNYFPAP